TGACACCTACGCGTGAACTTACTCTTCAGGTTGCGGAAGCCTTTTCAATATTTGGCGCTTCACTAAAGAGAAAGCCCATAGTTGTTAGTGTTATCGGCGGTGAAAGTCTTGGCGATCAAATTTATGCTATTCAGCAAGGGTGTGACATTTTGGTTGCAACATCGGGAAGACTTCTTGATGTACTTTCAAAAAAGCAAATGAACCTTTCTCATCTTGACTTCTTTGTTCTTGATGAGGCAGATAAAATGCTTAACCTTGGTTTTGCAGAGGAGCTTGAAGCTGTTCTTGAAGCTATTCCGCTCAAACGCCAAAACCTTCTCTTCTCGGCAACCTACCCTCAAAAAATTCTAGATATTGCTTCTAAAATTACTCAAAACCCTATTCAAGTCACTATTGAACAAGAAGTACCAACAGTAGATAGCGTTACTCAAAGAGTAATAGAAGTAAGTCGTGAAAACCGCGGTCCACTGCTAAGACACCTGCTCGAAAGTGAGAAGTGGGAACAGGTACTTGTGTTTATGGCAAACAAAAGAGCTACGGACAATATAGCTGATAAGTTTATTAAGTACGGATACAAGGCAGAGTCATTTCATGGGGATCTTCTTCAAGATGAGCGTAACCTGACACTAAGTGACTTTAAGGCTAAGAAGATACGAATTTTATTTTCTACGGATATTGCCGCTAGAGGCTTAGATATTGACGATATTACATGTGTGGTCAACTTTGATCTTCCACGCTCTCCTACTGACTATATCCACCGTATTGGACGTACTGCAAGGGCCGGTAAATCCGGTGTAGCAGTATCATTTATATCACATGAGGACAAAGAGCATTTTGGCGTTATAGAGAAGAAGTGTAAGGTAAAATTGACTCCAGAGCAGATAACAGGGTTTGAGCTAAAAGGTGAAGCTCCTAAAAAAGTAAAAGGCCCTGCTCCGGTTAAGGGAAAAGGTAAAAGTAAAAAAGATAAAGCGAGAGAAAAAGCTCTTAAAGAGGCTTAATCTCTTCAAGGTCTTTAAAGTCTGATCTTCTTTTTTTAAGTTCATCTTTGTACGTTAAATAATCTCCATAATCAAAAAAATTATCATATCTGGTATGTCTCTCTTTTAGCGGTTTAGAGTGCTTAATAGGACACCAAAACTGCTCAGTTCTTCCTGCTATTTCTCTTACATAAGCTGTCACACCGTTAAAATACTCACAATACAGGCAGTTGATTTTCTCAACTCTGTCTAAATAAAAAAGATTGTACCTGTCTATAACCACATAATCTTTTCTCTTAACTTTTGGGATTTTATAAATAGGAAAGCATATAGCTTGAAATATGGTGACCATTATGTCTGCCAATATCACAGGTATAATCATAGCCCAGATAAAAGGAATAGTTAAAATAACAGTAACCGGAAACGATGAGAGATATTTTATAGAGCTGATGATTTGGGATTTCCCCTCTTTTATAACCCTCTCTTCAAACTTCACTTTTTCGTTTTCAATAGTAAAGTAAAAATCCTCACTTTTCTTTTTGAACTCTGTTATCAGCTCATCTTCTAATTTTTTTATTTTTGCTGTTAACTCATCAATTCTATTATCAATCATCTATATCCCTTTAAAGTTAAAAACTATATGTTATATCTGCAAATACTCTGTCGTTCTCTTTATTTGCTTCCATAAACGGTCTATCTCCGCCTATATAATCTACAATGCCAACATTTGCACTCACTCCGTCCATTATCTCATACTCAACCCAAATTCTGGCAAAACCGCCATTTTCCCAGCTTGAGCCAAACATACTCAGCAGAGCAGAAGTATTTAGAGTGTCATTTGAATACGATTTTGTAAATCTAAGGGCGGTCTGCATCTCATTCTTATCAACGTAGTCCGACTGGTATCTCATCTGTGCTTCATGATTGAAAATATGTCTGTTTACTATTTCCAAAGAGACAACAGCGTCTTTAATTCCCATGTAATCAAAACCAAATAAGACATCGAGACGGTTTTTTTCATCTGCAGTTGAGTTATACCCTACTCCGCTCAAATATGCTATTTCACTTTTTAAAAGCCAGCTACCAGTCGCGATATTTATAGCGGTTCCAAGCATATCAATTTTATTTACAACTCTTGTTATGTCGCTTAGAGGAACACTTCCCTGAACATTGTCAAAATTCCACTTTTGATCAAGTACATGTGCTGCGTAAAAAGACAAATCCCATCCTGAAAAAACGCCATTTGCTGCCATTGCATACTGCATGTTATTTAAAGAGTTGCTTGGTATTTTTAACTCTAAAAATGGATTCGGTGCAGATGGAAATATTTCATCCACTGGAAAAAATTCACTTCTAGGGGGAGCTTCAATCATAATTCTATTCTCACCTATAGCAATAAAAGAGAAGTTCCATTTGCCAAAATAGTAATCTAGCTTTGCCATACCGACACTGAGTCTTAAATCCTCTATGTCAGTCATCCCTGGCAGGCGGTTGTCAAGCGGGTTTATAACATCTGTAACTCTCAGGCTATCAGATTTTCCCCACACAACTATTTGACGACCTACTTTTAAATCAATACGTGAGTTTATTTTGCCCTGAATATAAGCATCATCAATCCTGATTTGTGTTTTGTAATCATCTTTAATATCGTTACTGTAGTTGTTGTGTGAATATAAATCGTAGATTGCATCATAAAACATATTTGTGCTTATTCGCATTTTCCATTTCTCTGAAAGTTTAGAATCTAACTGAATAAATAGCGAAGTTTGAGCTTGGTTTATACCTGAATATTCAATACCGTCAACTTTATGTTTTTTATATCCCGCAGAGGTTTTAAAAGCCAAATTTCCACCTAAAGAGAAGATACTTTCATCTTCGTTTTTGGTTGATGAGTCCAGCATAACCTCTTCTCCAAAGCCTGCCAAGTCATCAGAAATCTCAACATTTTTCTCTTTCACTATCTCTGCTGCAAATCCACCCAAATCATCTTCAACAATATTTTGAGCGTTGCTACATGTAAGAAAAAACAATAAGCCAATAGAGACTTTGTGTAACATTCCTTATAGACCTTTTTCTATGGTTCTGGTGACAAAAAACGACTCTTTTAGATCTTGGTTGTACTTAATATCTGAAAATTCCAAGATAGTCTTATGAAGAGTTTGCTTCCCTTTTTTTGTAACCATCTGTATTTTTGTTGTTGTCCAAATCCCGTCGATTTTTTCCAAGCCTGTAAGCATCATGTACTTCAATCTATTGCCGGCTTTTATATAGTTAAGTGCTTGAACAATTACAAAGTTGTCCTGTCGTACAAATATAATAGACTTTGTGTAACCTGTTTCGTCAATAGTTTTCTCACTCTTTGGTGTTACAAGAATCTGCCAAGTTTTATATCCGTCAACCATCGTCTCTTTCATTATCTCATAAGTGTAGTCTTTCACATTTCTTTTGGTCATATCTGAATATGTAAAATCACTCCCCATAAAAGATGAGCTTTTATCGCTTGAAGCGATTCTTTTTACTTTTTGAAGCTCTGGAAGATATAACCACTGGTCGTCGTCTTTAGAGCTGTCATCATAGTCATAAGTCAAAAAACCTGTATTTTTAACATCTGCTGGAGCCAAAAAGAACATCAGCTTTTGGGTATCGACACCCTTGTCTTTTGTGAAGACCTTAAGCTGACGGACTCTCATGTTGTCACTCTTGTCAATAAGAGTCATCTTCATATTTGAGACGATGTTGTCTCCGTCATCTCTGTCATGAACTTTTTGTGCTATCTCTTCACCGGTTATAGCCATAAGCGAGCTAAGCGTCAGAGCGGTTATTAAAACTGTTTTTAAAATCATTTTTCATCCTTTGACATTAGTTTTAGCAGCGCCGGAGCAAGTATAATGTCAGCGAGCAAGGCTATACCTATAGCACCACCCGTTAAAATACCGAAGTTAACCAAGTTACTCAGTGAAGCAAACATATAAACATAAAATCCTAACGATAAAACTATTGTTGTAGCAACCATTGCCCGACCTGTTCCAAGCATTGTCTCATCTACCGCTTTTTGTACACTCGCCCCTTTATGATGATATTTCGCATAATTATGAAAAAAGTGAACCGTATCATCAACTGAGAGACCTATTATAATTGCCCCTATAAGCATAGTAAACATATCCAACGGCATGCCAACCATATTCATAAATCCTAAAGCCATAACTACCGGAAGGACATTCGGCAGCATACTTACCATCCCTATTTTAAGGCTTCCAAGAAGCAGAATCATCATTATTGTTATTAATACAAATGCCGTTGCGTAGCTAACTGCCATGGTGTCCATGGCTGCAACCAACGTCCTTTGAAAAAGCGGAACCATACCAGTTATAGTAATCTCAACTTCATCTTTAAGTTCATCTTTAATAAGTGTAGTCAGCTCCCGAGATAGTGCCTCATACTCACTCGCTTCCATCCAAGGGAGTTTGAATGTCAGTCTTGCTTTAGAAAATGAAGAATCAACCAAATCTTCCAAATCATCACTTCCGCTATTTTCAAAAAGTAAAAACTCTTGCGGAATTAGAGCATTGTTATCTGTAATGGCGTAATACTCTTCGTTGTTTGCATGTAGAGCACGATGAATCTCTTTTAGAACTTCAGCGACGCTCCAGCCCTTTCCTACAAAATATTTATCGTTACTGATAGCTTCAGCTTTTTCTCTTACTCTGTCTATTTTCTTAAGTAATTCTGAGTTGTGAAGACCATTCTCTTTTTTTGTATCAAGAATAACTTCCATTGTGACAGAACCTTTAAGCTTGCTGTCTACTACCTCGGTAGCTATCCTGATTGGAGCATCTTTTTTTTGCCAGCTAAGAGGGTCGTGCTTCAACTCAAGCTGAGATGCACTATACAAAAACACAACAAATACAATAGCCGTAACAGCAACTATTTTTTTAGCGTGATAAATACTGAAATTTGCTATAGCAATTAGAATTTTATCCATTTTTGCAGAGTTGTTCTTATGTGTCTCTTTGGCTTTTTTTATAGGCAATGCAACAAGCATAGCTGGCAGCAGTACAATTGTATTGACTAAAGCCAACATGATACCTACTGCTCCAAATATACCCAAATCTGCTATGGGTGCAATCTCTGCTGAACTAAATGACAAAAGTCCTGCCGCAGTTGTTAAGGATGTCATAATTATTGGCAGTCCTGAGTGTCCTAACGCAAATATGACAGCTTCGTTTTTTGACTCACTGCTATTGAAATGCTTAAAAAACATTGCCAAAAGATGAACTGTAGCCCCGATACTCACGGCTAATAAAAATGATGGGAGTATTTGAGTCGGTACAGATATAGGTGTGCCAGTCATTGCCATAAGTCCAACAGTGCTCAATAAAGATACAAGAACTATAAACAAGGGAAGTAAAACACCGCTGACTCTTCGAAATACCACAAATAAAAATATTGCTATTATCAGAAGAACAAGCTTGATAAACTTTTGCATATCAGACTGCATAGATTTTTTTGTATTGTCATTTACCGCAAGTGAGCCAGCTATAAAAACATCAAAATTATCCCCAGTAAATTTCTCGGCAATAGCCTTAGCTGCTCTAACCATCTCACTTTTAGATTTATCTGATATAAATTCCGGTTTTTCTTGTTTTGTTTTACTTTCACTAAACCCTTCAAGTGCATTTAAATTCGAAGAACCTTCATATGCGTTAGGCTCAAGTATAATAGTTGCTAGAGTATTGTCACTATTTAAAAGAAGGTTTTTATACATTACACTGGTTGTAGCCAGCCTTTTTAACAAAGCCAACTCTTGTGCATTTTGAGGCATGTTTTCAACCAAGTCTTCAACAATAAGCCTGTCACCATCGCCTCTTGTATTTCTTGCATTAATAAGTGAGTTTATGTCTGTCAGGTGCGGGATGTTGTTTTGCAACTCTACATGTAACTCTTTGAATCTCTCTAAAAACTTAATATCAAAGATATCTTTAGTCCTAACAACGACCATAATTCGTTCATCTTGACCAAACTGCTCTTTAAAGGCTTCGTATTTGACTAATGCCGGATCTTCATGGTGTAAAAACCCTTCGGTTGATGTGTCAATGGTGATTTTTGGTATGTTTGAAATAATTGCAAAACTTGCAAGCAACATAAATAAAATGATTTTTTTTGGATGAAGAGTTATTTTTTTTCCGAGTTTTTCCAATAAAGCTTCGGTTTTTGTACGCCAGTTCATGACACTCCTTGTGATTTTAGTACTGAATTATATTGATTTTTTGTGTAGTAAGCGTGTTAATGGGTTAATTGTTTATATTTGCAAATGCCATATTAATAGCACTTGCGTTTTTGATAACTACTAATCTTCTTCAGTGAATCCAAAATCTTCTTCTTCACTACCTTTTTGAGCCTCTAAAATATCATCTATCAGCTCCTTACACTCATCTTCGTCTATGTCTCCATGCACTATATCTTCTAAAACATCTTGCAGGTCAGCTTTGAATTCACGTAGCTCCTCTATCTCTTCTTTTGCGTCCTCATTAGCTTCTTTACTGTCAGCAATTTCTGCAAAAATTTCATCTAATCTCTCATCAAGATCAGGTATAACACTCTTTGTAATCAACTCTTCTAATTTTTCTGCATAAGACATATCTGTTTTCCTTAAATAATTTACAATATAATACTTAAAAATAATAAACTAGTAGGTTAAAATGAACTTTTATGCGCTAATAATTGGAACTGAAATTTTAAACGGACGAAGAGTTGACAAACATTTTGAATTCTTAAAAAATGAACTTAACAAATACGGACATGAACTTTTTGCTTCATTTATAATCAAAGACGACAAAGAGCTTATTAAAAACATATACAAACTTATAATGAATGATAAAAAATCTGTTATGTTCTCATTTGGAGGGATAGGTTCAACTCCGGACGATTTAACAAGAGCTATTGCAGCAGATGTTTTCACATCAAAGCCGCTCTTTAGACACAAGCAGTTTGAAAAAGACATAATAAATAGATTTGGCGATGAAGCGTATCCGCATAGAATACACATGTCGGATTTGCCTCAAAACTCAGACTTATTATTTAACCCTGTAAACAACATGTCAGGATTTTCTCTTGAAGATAGATATTTTTTTGTTCCTGGCTTCCCACAAATGGCACATCCTATGATAAGCACGGTTATTAGCACTCTCTTTAATAACTCAGCAAAAAAGTACAGACTGACTCTCCTCGCTCAAACCAGTGAAAACACACTTATATCTATTATGAAAGAGATCCCTGAAGATATAGAACTCTCATCTTTGCCCATGCTTGGTAAATCAAATATATCAGTAGAAATATCACTATGCTCTACAGATAAGCTACATGTAGAAAAATATTTCAAGCTTTTTACAGACTTTTTATCAAACTCCAATATTACATATAATTTAATTTAATATTTTATTTGTCGATTTTTAGAAATAAGTAAAAATCAGGGAAATTTATCATGTTAATTTGGTTATTGGTATTATTATTGCTGACACTATCCATATATATTGTTTATAGATTTGCTTTCTTTGAAAAAAAAGAGGAAGAGACAAAGATAAACAATCATTTTACATTTAAAATTTAAGAGGTAAAAGATGGCTATTGTTAGAAATAACTATGTTTTTAAAGGACACAAATCACTACTTGGAAGTAAGTTTGTAACCTATGGAGAGTTGGAGCTTCCAGTAAGATATGAGATTTTTGCTCAATCTAAAAATGGTTTTGACTGGGGACATACAGGGCCGGCCGCTAGACAGTTGGGCTTTTCAATACTATGTCAACTTAGCGATGAAGATTTTGCAAGAGAGAATGCACTAAAGTTTACTCACGATATTATTAGAGTATTTACAAGAGATTGGGTTATGAGTGCTTCTGATGTATTAAACTGGATAAATAAAAATACCGCCGAAACAGAATGCACAATAGAAAATGAACCTGCAAACATAGTCTCTTCAGAAGTAAAAAAAGAAGTAAAAAAAATCACAAAGAGAACAAAACAAAAAACAAACGTTGTTAAAGATATTTGCAACGAGCTTCAAATAACTCAAAAAAACCTTGCACAAATTTTAGAAGTGCCCGAAGGTACAGTAAGCAGTTGGGCTGTTAAAAATGAAATACCTAGATTAGGTAAAAAAGCAATTGAATTTTATATTCAGAGCCAAAAAAATCAGCATATCATAGAGGGCTATAAAAGCTTTGCAAAGCTACTGCACGCCTCCTAGATTACAAAGAGCTATTTTCAAGTAGCTCCAGTACTTTGTTCTTTTTCATTTTTCTTGCAAAATCTGCCACACCCCACCCCTTGGAGTCAACCGCATTTTTGTCGGCACCCTCTTGCATAAGAAGTTTTAAAATTTCTATTCTTCCATAACAAGCTGCTGCCATCATAGGGGTAAATCCACTTCTCCTGTGTGTCTTGTTTACATCTATTCCATCAGATATTAAATATTTTACTATTTCTATATTGCCGTATGTAATGGCTACTTCAAAGATGCTAACACCCTCTTCGTCAAAATCATATATATCCGCGCCACTCTCGATAAGCAGCATTATCAAATCCATATCACAATGATGTCTAAACGACATAGCTAACACAGACTCCTCATGCTCATCGGCTTCATTAACATCAGCACCATCTCTTAGATATTTTTTTACACCTAAGTAGTCATTATTTTTTAAAAATTGTATCCATTTATCCATAATGAAAGTATATATAAATAAGTATTAGTAAAGTTTTAATATACTTGCATA
The sequence above is drawn from the Candidatus Sulfurimonas baltica genome and encodes:
- a CDS encoding DEAD/DEAH box helicase, translated to MPFSKLGLSVEIQNALKKSGFKEPTPIQEKVIPLVLEHNDVMAMAQTGSGKSASFVLPILELWSKNVGEGKPKIKALVLTPTRELTLQVAEAFSIFGASLKRKPIVVSVIGGESLGDQIYAIQQGCDILVATSGRLLDVLSKKQMNLSHLDFFVLDEADKMLNLGFAEELEAVLEAIPLKRQNLLFSATYPQKILDIASKITQNPIQVTIEQEVPTVDSVTQRVIEVSRENRGPLLRHLLESEKWEQVLVFMANKRATDNIADKFIKYGYKAESFHGDLLQDERNLTLSDFKAKKIRILFSTDIAARGLDIDDITCVVNFDLPRSPTDYIHRIGRTARAGKSGVAVSFISHEDKEHFGVIEKKCKVKLTPEQITGFELKGEAPKKVKGPAPVKGKGKSKKDKAREKALKEA
- a CDS encoding DUF1302 family protein, with amino-acid sequence MLHKVSIGLLFFLTCSNAQNIVEDDLGGFAAEIVKEKNVEISDDLAGFGEEVMLDSSTKNEDESIFSLGGNLAFKTSAGYKKHKVDGIEYSGINQAQTSLFIQLDSKLSEKWKMRISTNMFYDAIYDLYSHNNYSNDIKDDYKTQIRIDDAYIQGKINSRIDLKVGRQIVVWGKSDSLRVTDVINPLDNRLPGMTDIEDLRLSVGMAKLDYYFGKWNFSFIAIGENRIMIEAPPRSEFFPVDEIFPSAPNPFLELKIPSNSLNNMQYAMAANGVFSGWDLSFYAAHVLDQKWNFDNVQGSVPLSDITRVVNKIDMLGTAINIATGSWLLKSEIAYLSGVGYNSTADEKNRLDVLFGFDYMGIKDAVVSLEIVNRHIFNHEAQMRYQSDYVDKNEMQTALRFTKSYSNDTLNTSALLSMFGSSWENGGFARIWVEYEIMDGVSANVGIVDYIGGDRPFMEANKENDRVFADITYSF
- a CDS encoding outer membrane lipoprotein-sorting protein; amino-acid sequence: MILKTVLITALTLSSLMAITGEEIAQKVHDRDDGDNIVSNMKMTLIDKSDNMRVRQLKVFTKDKGVDTQKLMFFLAPADVKNTGFLTYDYDDSSKDDDQWLYLPELQKVKRIASSDKSSSFMGSDFTYSDMTKRNVKDYTYEIMKETMVDGYKTWQILVTPKSEKTIDETGYTKSIIFVRQDNFVIVQALNYIKAGNRLKYMMLTGLEKIDGIWTTTKIQMVTKKGKQTLHKTILEFSDIKYNQDLKESFFVTRTIEKGL
- a CDS encoding efflux RND transporter permease subunit, which produces MNWRTKTEALLEKLGKKITLHPKKIILFMLLASFAIISNIPKITIDTSTEGFLHHEDPALVKYEAFKEQFGQDERIMVVVRTKDIFDIKFLERFKELHVELQNNIPHLTDINSLINARNTRGDGDRLIVEDLVENMPQNAQELALLKRLATTSVMYKNLLLNSDNTLATIILEPNAYEGSSNLNALEGFSESKTKQEKPEFISDKSKSEMVRAAKAIAEKFTGDNFDVFIAGSLAVNDNTKKSMQSDMQKFIKLVLLIIAIFLFVVFRRVSGVLLPLFIVLVSLLSTVGLMAMTGTPISVPTQILPSFLLAVSIGATVHLLAMFFKHFNSSESKNEAVIFALGHSGLPIIMTSLTTAAGLLSFSSAEIAPIADLGIFGAVGIMLALVNTIVLLPAMLVALPIKKAKETHKNNSAKMDKILIAIANFSIYHAKKIVAVTAIVFVVFLYSASQLELKHDPLSWQKKDAPIRIATEVVDSKLKGSVTMEVILDTKKENGLHNSELLKKIDRVREKAEAISNDKYFVGKGWSVAEVLKEIHRALHANNEEYYAITDNNALIPQEFLLFENSGSDDLEDLVDSSFSKARLTFKLPWMEASEYEALSRELTTLIKDELKDEVEITITGMVPLFQRTLVAAMDTMAVSYATAFVLITIMMILLLGSLKIGMVSMLPNVLPVVMALGFMNMVGMPLDMFTMLIGAIIIGLSVDDTVHFFHNYAKYHHKGASVQKAVDETMLGTGRAMVATTIVLSLGFYVYMFASLSNLVNFGILTGGAIGIALLADIILAPALLKLMSKDEK
- a CDS encoding competence/damage-inducible protein A, encoding MNFYALIIGTEILNGRRVDKHFEFLKNELNKYGHELFASFIIKDDKELIKNIYKLIMNDKKSVMFSFGGIGSTPDDLTRAIAADVFTSKPLFRHKQFEKDIINRFGDEAYPHRIHMSDLPQNSDLLFNPVNNMSGFSLEDRYFFVPGFPQMAHPMISTVISTLFNNSAKKYRLTLLAQTSENTLISIMKEIPEDIELSSLPMLGKSNISVEISLCSTDKLHVEKYFKLFTDFLSNSNITYNLI
- a CDS encoding DUF6166 domain-containing protein → MAIVRNNYVFKGHKSLLGSKFVTYGELELPVRYEIFAQSKNGFDWGHTGPAARQLGFSILCQLSDEDFARENALKFTHDIIRVFTRDWVMSASDVLNWINKNTAETECTIENEPANIVSSEVKKEVKKITKRTKQKTNVVKDICNELQITQKNLAQILEVPEGTVSSWAVKNEIPRLGKKAIEFYIQSQKNQHIIEGYKSFAKLLHAS
- a CDS encoding ankyrin repeat domain-containing protein, which translates into the protein MDKWIQFLKNNDYLGVKKYLRDGADVNEADEHEESVLAMSFRHHCDMDLIMLLIESGADIYDFDEEGVSIFEVAITYGNIEIVKYLISDGIDVNKTHRRSGFTPMMAAACYGRIEILKLLMQEGADKNAVDSKGWGVADFARKMKKNKVLELLENSSL